One Vibrio penaeicida DNA segment encodes these proteins:
- the ccmB gene encoding heme exporter protein CcmB, whose protein sequence is MTGAMISIIRRELLIAFRRQADILNPLWFFIIVVTLFPLSIGPEPNLLARISSGVVWVAALLSALLSLERLFRDDFQDGALEQMMLMPVPLPLAVMAKVIAHWILTGVPLILISPLLAILLSLDFNTWSAVVLTLLVGTPTLSFIGAIGVALTVGLQKGGVLLSLLVLPLYIPILIFATSAIDAAGLGVAYNGQIAILGAMLAGAATLTPFAISASLRISVN, encoded by the coding sequence ATGACCGGAGCAATGATATCAATAATAAGGCGTGAACTACTCATTGCCTTTCGTCGTCAGGCAGACATTCTTAATCCACTTTGGTTTTTCATTATCGTCGTTACTTTATTTCCTTTAAGTATCGGTCCCGAGCCAAATTTACTTGCAAGAATATCGTCCGGCGTCGTCTGGGTTGCAGCGTTATTGTCTGCTTTGCTGTCATTAGAAAGGCTCTTTCGAGATGATTTTCAGGATGGAGCACTGGAACAGATGATGTTGATGCCTGTTCCTTTACCGTTGGCGGTAATGGCAAAAGTTATCGCGCATTGGATTTTGACCGGAGTACCACTGATACTCATTAGCCCGTTGTTGGCAATCTTATTGTCTCTAGACTTTAATACTTGGAGTGCCGTGGTTTTAACACTTCTAGTTGGGACACCAACATTAAGTTTCATTGGCGCAATAGGTGTTGCTCTTACTGTTGGATTGCAGAAAGGTGGCGTTCTTTTGAGTTTACTCGTATTGCCTCTGTATATCCCGATACTGATTTTTGCGACCTCAGCGATAGATGCAGCTGGTCTAGGGGTCGCGTACAACGGTCAAATTGCCATACTGGGGGCAATGCTGGCTGGTGCAGCAACGCTAACGCCTTTTGC
- the ccmA gene encoding cytochrome c biogenesis heme-transporting ATPase CcmA: MLDVSNLTAVRDERVLFEALSFEVNPGDLIQVEGRNGTGKTTLLRIIAGLGDSEEGSICWKGESIFSSREEYHSDLLFLGHQTGVKKELSAQENLEFYMNVHQGLKDKNALWEALAQVGLAGREDIPVGKLSAGQQRRVALARLWLSEHPLWILDEPLTAIDKQGVKVLESLFVSHAQKGGMVLLTTHQDMFADNPLLRKIKLGE, encoded by the coding sequence ATGTTAGACGTATCCAATCTTACTGCTGTCCGTGATGAAAGAGTGCTGTTCGAAGCGCTTTCTTTTGAGGTTAACCCAGGTGATTTAATCCAGGTTGAAGGGCGAAATGGAACCGGAAAGACAACACTGTTGCGCATTATCGCCGGTCTTGGAGATTCTGAAGAAGGCTCTATATGCTGGAAAGGTGAAAGCATTTTTTCTTCAAGGGAAGAGTACCACTCCGATCTTCTCTTTTTAGGGCACCAAACGGGTGTTAAAAAAGAGCTCAGTGCACAAGAAAACCTTGAATTCTATATGAACGTCCATCAAGGATTGAAAGACAAAAATGCATTATGGGAAGCGTTAGCTCAAGTCGGTCTTGCAGGAAGGGAAGACATACCCGTTGGTAAATTGTCTGCAGGGCAACAAAGGCGAGTAGCATTAGCAAGATTATGGCTTAGCGAGCACCCTCTTTGGATATTGGATGAACCGCTAACTGCAATCGATAAACAGGGTGTTAAAGTTCTAGAATCACTATTTGTCTCTCATGCGCAAAAAGGAGGAATGGTGCTCTTAACCACTCACCAAGATATGTTCGCAGACAACCCTCTTCTCAGAAAAATTAAATTGGGCGAGTAG
- a CDS encoding DUF2802 domain-containing protein, which produces MSDELYSVLPFVAGGSVLVALLLVLFFLRIRKSGRKKVDQQRQQVRALEKELQKTNKQLLEVRSVMVGLGQKVAEQQDIIQHLNERITEIEHTDNDGRLYTRASKMVQLGAGINELIEECELPKAEAELMMSLQNKIAGKEKVPPLSGRTAPRRRQDQRRPQKNVK; this is translated from the coding sequence ATGAGCGATGAGTTGTATTCTGTTTTACCTTTTGTAGCAGGTGGCTCCGTTTTAGTTGCCTTGTTACTGGTATTGTTTTTCCTCAGAATTCGGAAAAGTGGTCGTAAAAAAGTAGATCAGCAGCGCCAACAGGTTCGAGCTTTAGAGAAAGAGCTTCAAAAGACGAACAAACAATTGCTTGAAGTGAGATCCGTAATGGTCGGGCTTGGGCAGAAAGTGGCAGAGCAGCAGGATATAATTCAGCACTTAAACGAGCGCATTACCGAGATTGAACATACTGATAATGATGGTCGATTGTATACCCGAGCGAGCAAAATGGTTCAACTGGGTGCAGGTATAAACGAACTTATTGAAGAGTGCGAGTTACCTAAAGCCGAAGCTGAACTAATGATGTCTTTGCAAAATAAGATAGCAGGCAAAGAAAAAGTTCCTCCCCTTAGTGGTCGAACCGCTCCGCGTCGAAGACAAGATCAAAGGCGTCCTCAAAAAAACGTAAAATGA
- a CDS encoding chemotaxis protein CheW — protein sequence MSQANEVEVRKDQVNDEVLQWVTFQLEDETYGINVMQVREVLRYTEIAPVPGAPDYVLGIINLRGNVVTVIDTRSRFGLMQGEITDNTRIIVIESERQVIGILVDSVAEVVYLRSSEIDTTPSVGTDESAKFIQGVSNRDGKLLILVDLNKLLSDEEWEEMAHL from the coding sequence ATGTCTCAAGCTAATGAAGTAGAAGTAAGAAAAGACCAAGTTAACGACGAGGTTCTGCAGTGGGTAACGTTTCAGCTAGAAGATGAGACCTACGGTATCAACGTAATGCAAGTTCGTGAAGTTTTGCGCTACACGGAAATTGCTCCTGTTCCAGGTGCACCAGATTACGTGTTAGGTATTATCAATTTGCGTGGTAACGTTGTTACTGTTATCGACACTCGTTCTCGTTTTGGTTTAATGCAAGGTGAGATCACTGACAATACACGTATTATTGTTATCGAATCTGAGCGTCAGGTTATCGGTATTCTTGTCGATAGTGTGGCTGAAGTTGTTTATCTACGTTCTTCTGAAATCGACACTACTCCAAGTGTTGGTACTGACGAAAGTGCTAAATTTATCCAAGGTGTGAGCAACCGCGATGGCAAGCTTCTAATCTTGGTTGATTTGAACAAGCTTCTTTCTGATGAAGAATGGGAAGAAATGGCTCACCTATAA
- a CDS encoding chemotaxis protein CheW translates to MIKDSVLSSEQALDEYFTSLLDEEGLLSSAEAEALDAKTRVTEDTLAESDNPSDSVIVDKPDLDIAGDVVSEDDIPLSEPAEYSVESPSIAESPEELESEQESFNLDPQPEVQPEPIPSYTETVYNEFEAPDLEDVQRLLSQLESTNIADEPEIDELIGQNTVEIATLSAEEPEVAVVDKTAVEEVATQLEPDEIQEWAVDEPEVAIAEPDIAIAEPEIVVSEPEINVDEPEITKVESAPEVQRPIVEDKVEEPEVEVATEVEAQTKTGGDAEDTWHTVARHEAFQVLYFDVNNVTFAVPLDELGGIHRKNEELNHLIGRPDWYLGLQTSRKEQLDVVDTARWVMSEKLVDDSHRENYEYIVMLGESHWGLAANQLMGTEWLEPEKVRWRESAGKRPWLAGMVKEKMCALIHVEELVSMLNAGLDVKALDS, encoded by the coding sequence ATGATTAAAGATTCAGTGCTTTCTAGCGAACAGGCTTTAGATGAATATTTTACCTCGCTTCTTGATGAAGAGGGGTTGTTGTCGTCTGCGGAAGCAGAAGCACTTGATGCCAAAACAAGGGTGACAGAGGATACGCTCGCAGAATCGGACAATCCATCAGACTCTGTAATTGTAGACAAGCCGGATCTTGATATAGCTGGCGATGTCGTATCTGAGGATGATATACCGCTTTCTGAACCTGCAGAGTATTCTGTAGAATCGCCGTCAATAGCTGAATCGCCTGAAGAGTTGGAGTCGGAGCAAGAGAGTTTTAACCTCGACCCTCAACCTGAAGTACAACCCGAGCCTATTCCGTCCTATACTGAAACGGTATACAACGAATTTGAAGCACCTGATTTGGAAGATGTTCAACGTTTGTTGAGCCAACTCGAATCAACCAATATTGCTGATGAACCGGAAATTGATGAATTAATCGGTCAAAACACAGTTGAGATTGCGACACTTAGTGCCGAAGAGCCTGAAGTTGCAGTTGTCGATAAAACCGCTGTTGAAGAGGTTGCCACTCAGTTGGAGCCAGATGAAATTCAAGAGTGGGCGGTTGACGAACCAGAGGTAGCAATCGCTGAGCCAGACATCGCTATTGCAGAACCTGAGATCGTCGTTTCAGAGCCAGAGATAAATGTCGATGAGCCTGAAATTACCAAAGTAGAGAGTGCACCTGAAGTACAAAGACCTATTGTTGAAGATAAGGTCGAAGAGCCAGAGGTTGAAGTAGCAACCGAAGTTGAGGCTCAAACTAAAACAGGTGGTGATGCAGAGGATACTTGGCACACAGTCGCAAGGCATGAGGCGTTCCAAGTACTCTACTTTGATGTAAATAACGTGACTTTTGCGGTGCCGCTAGACGAACTAGGCGGGATTCATCGCAAGAACGAAGAATTGAATCACCTGATTGGTCGACCTGATTGGTATTTAGGTTTACAAACCAGCCGTAAAGAACAGCTTGATGTTGTCGATACAGCTAGGTGGGTTATGTCGGAAAAGCTGGTTGATGATTCTCATCGTGAGAATTATGAATATATTGTAATGCTGGGCGAAAGCCATTGGGGGCTCGCTGCTAATCAATTGATGGGCACCGAGTGGTTAGAGCCGGAAAAGGTTCGCTGGCGTGAAAGCGCAGGTAAGCGACCTTGGTTGGCAGGCATGGTTAAAGAGAAAATGTGTGCTTTAATTCATGTAGAAGAGTTAGTTTCCATGCTCAATGCCGGGCTGGATGTCAAAGCATTAGACAGTTAG
- a CDS encoding ParA family protein: MVVWSVANQKGGVGKTTTTVTLAGLLSKQGHRVLLVDTDPHGSLTTYLGYDSDEVPSSLFDLFQLRQVEKSTVQTLILGSDIENIDIIPAHMSLATLDRVMGNRSGMGLILKKALMSVQDEYDYVLIDCPPILGVMMVNALAASDRILIPVQTEFLAMKGLERMVRTLAIMQKSRPEPFKTTIVPTMYDKRTNASLQTLTQLKKGYPNQVWPSAIPIDTKFRDASLKHLPASHFASGSRGVFAYKQLLLYLERLAFDD, from the coding sequence GTGGTAGTTTGGAGCGTTGCTAACCAAAAGGGTGGAGTGGGAAAAACCACGACTACGGTTACTCTTGCTGGGTTGTTAAGCAAACAAGGTCACCGAGTGCTATTGGTTGACACCGATCCGCATGGATCGTTAACAACTTATTTGGGTTACGACTCCGATGAAGTTCCCTCGAGTTTGTTTGATCTTTTTCAATTAAGACAAGTTGAAAAGTCGACCGTTCAGACCTTAATACTGGGTTCGGATATCGAAAATATCGATATTATTCCAGCGCATATGTCATTGGCAACATTGGATCGTGTCATGGGTAACCGAAGTGGAATGGGGCTAATTCTAAAGAAAGCGCTAATGTCTGTTCAAGATGAATATGACTATGTGCTTATAGACTGTCCGCCGATTCTTGGTGTCATGATGGTTAATGCGCTTGCGGCAAGTGATAGAATATTAATTCCGGTTCAAACCGAGTTTCTTGCCATGAAAGGGCTTGAGAGAATGGTTCGCACATTGGCGATTATGCAGAAGTCGCGTCCAGAACCATTCAAGACCACAATTGTTCCTACGATGTATGACAAACGCACTAACGCCTCATTGCAAACACTAACTCAGCTAAAGAAAGGGTATCCCAATCAGGTATGGCCTTCCGCTATCCCTATTGATACGAAATTTAGAGATGCGAGTTTAAAACATCTCCCTGCCTCACACTTTGCATCAGGTAGTCGTGGCGTTTTTGCCTATAAGCAGCTATTACTTTATCTCGAGAGGTTAGCTTTCGATGATTAA
- a CDS encoding protein-glutamate methylesterase/protein-glutamine glutaminase, with protein sequence MAVRVLVVDDSSFFRRRVSEIINSDPRLEVVDMAVNGKEAVEKAIKIKPDVITMDIEMPVMDGITAVREIMKAQPTPILMFSSLTHDGAKATLDALDAGALDFLPKKFEDIARNRDEAVTLLQQRVQEISRKRVFMRRPIGGVSESSISTGATARTPARPAASALQRSAPAPAQERSRPVSAKFRATGKKYQITAIGTSTGGPVALQKILTKLPGHYPHPIVLIQHMPATFTAAFAARLNSLCKIQVKEAEDGDILKPGCAYLAPGGKQMMIDGRPGSAKLRIIDGGERMNYKPCVDVTFGSAAKIYQDKVLSMVLTGMGADGREGARMLKTAGATIWAQDEESCVVYGMPQAVAKAGLSTEDLPLDRIAERILVEVGLS encoded by the coding sequence ATGGCGGTAAGAGTATTAGTAGTTGATGATTCGAGCTTTTTTCGCAGACGCGTAAGTGAAATTATCAACTCAGATCCGCGCCTAGAAGTAGTGGATATGGCCGTCAATGGTAAAGAAGCTGTTGAAAAAGCCATCAAAATAAAACCAGATGTAATCACAATGGACATCGAGATGCCCGTCATGGACGGCATCACGGCTGTTCGTGAAATCATGAAGGCGCAACCAACGCCAATTTTGATGTTTTCTTCGCTTACTCATGATGGTGCCAAGGCTACTCTAGACGCACTTGATGCTGGGGCTTTGGATTTTCTTCCTAAGAAATTCGAAGATATTGCTCGTAATCGCGATGAAGCTGTTACTTTATTGCAGCAGCGCGTACAAGAAATTTCGCGGAAACGTGTGTTTATGCGTCGTCCAATTGGCGGCGTATCCGAAAGCAGTATTTCGACTGGCGCGACTGCACGTACACCTGCACGTCCGGCGGCTTCTGCATTGCAAAGATCGGCTCCTGCTCCGGCACAAGAACGCAGTCGACCAGTGAGTGCCAAATTTCGAGCAACGGGTAAGAAATATCAAATTACAGCGATTGGTACTTCAACGGGAGGACCTGTCGCGCTACAAAAGATACTGACCAAATTGCCTGGCCACTATCCGCACCCGATTGTTCTTATTCAACATATGCCTGCTACGTTTACTGCTGCATTTGCCGCTCGTCTAAATTCTTTATGTAAGATCCAGGTGAAAGAAGCAGAAGATGGCGACATCTTAAAGCCTGGTTGTGCGTACCTTGCGCCTGGCGGTAAGCAAATGATGATTGATGGTCGCCCTGGTTCTGCAAAACTGCGAATTATCGATGGCGGTGAGCGGATGAACTACAAACCTTGTGTGGACGTAACCTTCGGCTCTGCAGCAAAAATCTACCAAGACAAAGTGTTGTCTATGGTACTAACCGGCATGGGGGCAGACGGTCGTGAAGGCGCGCGGATGCTTAAAACCGCTGGTGCGACCATTTGGGCACAAGATGAAGAGAGCTGTGTGGTTTACGGCATGCCACAGGCTGTGGCAAAAGCGGGCTTATCGACAGAAGATTTGCCTCTGGATCGAATTGCAGAGCGTATTCTGGTCGAAGTTGGACTATCCTAA